The genomic interval TTGAATCAGCTTGTTTTCTGAGAAAACAACAAAGGCGTGCTCGTTTCCACGTACGGCTTTAGGGGCAAAGTACTCGTAGGTGTCAATGGTCATACCTCCAATGGCATCGGGCGATTTGTCCTGTAATTCATTATCAGCAACCAGGGTGCACTTGGCGTAATGTATTACAACCCTTACATTGTAGCCTGTATTCAGGGCTGCCATAAGCTCATCGAAGTTTTTTAACGCCTTGGGCTGAGCAATTGCTGCCGTAAAGGCTGAAAGGGTTATGGCAATTAAAATGCTTACACGTTTCATATTTTGTTTGTTTAAGTTCTTATCCGATTTAGTAACTGGTGTTAAAATAATTACTTGACACTAAAATAGTTTCTTATTTTTTTATTCTAAACTTTGTTTTCAAACAATCGCCCCTGCCAGGTGTCGCGTTTTTCGAGCACATTTTCAAATGCAATCATCAGCTGGTCGGTTCTCAGGTTGCCCCAGGGTGGAACTGCCAGGTAGCGGGGTGGCGCTTCGCCAGTAAAACGTTCAATTACAAAGTTAGGGTTTAACCGCTCAATAAAATCGGCAAGAAAGTTAAAGTATTCGTCCATGCTGAACAGCATGAACCATTCAGGATTGGTTGTGTACTGCTGCTCCATAATTGTTCCCTTGATTATTTGCAGCTGATGAAATTTTACGGTGTGTAAGGGTAACTTTGAAATAATATCGGCTTCGGCAAGCATTTGCTCCTGGGTTTCGCCGGGTAGGCCAAAGATGAAGTGGGCTCCTACGCGTATTCCGCGTTTACTTGTTTCGTTAATAGCCCAAACCGATTGTTCAAAGGTATGCCCGCGATTAATAAGTTGCAAGGTCCTGTTGTAGCAGCTTTCCACTCCGTATTCAAGGGCAATGTAGTATTTGCTGTTGAGCTGCTGAAAGTAGTCAAGTTTAGCTTCATCCACACAGTCGGGGCGAGTTCCAATCACTAACCCAATAATCTTAGGGTGCGAAAGGGCTTCGCTGTAAAGCGCCCTTAACTTCTCCAATGGGGCATAGGTATTTGAGTAGGCCTGGAAGTATGCCAGGTATCGGTCGGCCCTCCTGTAACGCACTGCATGGAACTCAATCCCCTCCTCAATTTGCTGGGTAATCGATTTTTGTGGTGTGCAGTAGCTGGGGTTAAAGGCATCGTTGTTGCAGTAGGTGCAGCCTCCCAGGCCAACAGTGCCATCGCGGTTTGGGCAGGTGAAGCCTGCATCAATGGTTAACTTTTGAACCCTGCCCCCAAACTCCCTCTTAAAGTAGCCCGAGTAACTATTGTATCGGCGTGTGTCGCCCCAGGGGTAAACTTTAGTCATGTTTATAGCAAATAACCTGATAAAGATAGAAAAACCTTGCCAAACAAAAAAAAGGCCGGCATTGCCGGCCTTCAGGTATTTGGCGTAATCATTAAATCTTTGCAAGCTCCTGGTCGAGCAGGGTACGGATTTCCTCCGACGATGGACGGGGTGCATTGGGGTTGATAATTTTACCATCGGCACCAATTAACACAAAGGTTGGGATTCCTTTAATCTGGTAATTCTTGGCGGCATCGGAACTCCAGGCACCATCGGCATGTAGCTGAACGCCACCCAATTTCTTTTCGGTTACCATTTTACGCCAGGCATCCATGTCGTCGTCGAGCGATATCTTCACAAAAACAATCTTTTTCCCCTTGTAGTCTTTTTCCAGTTTGTCCAGGTGAGGAATCTCGCCGCGGCATGGGCCGCACCAGGTTGCCCAAAAGTCAATGTAAACCAGTTTGCCATTGAAGTCGGAAAGTGACACTGACTTGCCGTTTATATCGTTGTAGGTAAAAGTGGGGGCGCTGTTACCCGGGGCAATCTTTAGCTTTTCGTTGTAAACCGATTGAACCTCCTGTTTGTAAACAGGTGTGGTACAGGCAGCAAGGTAGTTGTTGCAAATATCGTTCAGCTTCCAGAATTCACCAAACTGAATCTCTTCCATTAGGTACTGTTTCTTAACGTAATCCCTGATTTTAGGATTTGTGAAAATGCTGTCGATCATGCTGAAAATAGCAGGAAGACGTTCTTGTGCAGGTTTCGACGATAGTTCCTTGAAGTTCTGAGCCTTTTGAATTCTGAGCTGTGCGTATGTTTCAACAAGCGAAGCGTACTCGTCGTAACTCAGGTGTTCGCCGTTGTTCATGTCCACATTGTCAAAGAATGAGTAATCGGCGCTGTCGGGGTTAAATTCTTCGCCCGATAGGTAGGCCGAGTATTCGGGGTATTGGCTACGTAAGCGTAGCATGAAGTAGCGAACCCGGTTGGCCTCCATCTCAGCAAAGTTTTTGCTTTTGGCCTTTAACGAATCGGTTTTCTGGAATAATTCCTTGCTTATGGAATCAATCTTTAATCCAAATTCGTTGAGGTTTAGCGAGAAAAGGTCGCGCCAACCGCGGAAAATATTTTGAAGTTCCTTGCTGCGTGAGCGTAGGTTTTGGTTCAGTTCGCTGTTGCTTCCACTGAAGCTAATGCCATCGGCATTGTTGGCGTCAACCTCAAAGTAACTGCTATCGCCGGGTTCAAGGTAAAGGGTTGTTTGTATTCGGCCCGATCTAACTTTGAGCATCGCAGGATTGGCCAGGTTTACCTTATGAACAAAAAGCCCATTTTCATTTAGGGATATGGTATCAATAGCATCGGGGCTAATAACAATTACCTTGTTGTCGGTACCATTTGTGTATCGACCAGCAAGTGTGGTCGGTTTTGGCTCCTTTGAGCCACATGCAACCATAGCGGGTATGGTTAAATAGATTAAATACTTTCGCATTGTTAAACTGGTTTTGGTTAGTATTTAGCTAATTGATTGGTAAAGTTATTCATAATTACCGGATTTTTGACTTATACCTCCTCGTGTCGGTTTAATTGGAAATACCATAAATATCCCTTCACCCTTTCGTAGCCCATGCTTAGTAGTAGTTCTTTGTACTGCTCAACCTGTTTGCGGTGTTTTGGGGTTGCTAATCCAAATTTAAAATCGATAATTACAGCTTGGTTATCGCCAATAAGAACTCGGTCGGGGCGGTAAATATTGCCATCGGTGTTTACTATCGATGCCTCGTTTTTCACTTCCCAGGTGCTGCTGAACCACTGTTTGTAGGGTTCACTGTTTATCATCGATATTAAGCTGTTGTGGACATTTTGCCTTTGGTTTGCAGTAATGTACCCATTCTGAACAGCCCAATCCATGGCTTCATCCAAATCGTCAAGGGTGATAATTTTCGATAGAATGGCATGCATGGCAATACCGTGCTGCAAATCGCCCTTTTGGTCTATTTCGCCCGAATCCACTTTGAACTGCCGGGCAATTTTCCCACGCATGGGGTTGATTGGGTAATGTTTAATAAGTTTTGTTTCTTCGCCTTTACCTTCGGTTGAGCCTGCTTTGTTTGTAGACTTTTGACCATATGTGAAAGCTACCTTTTTCCCATCAACTACCTTTTGCGGACTTATGCTTGAGCTGTTTGGCAAAAACTTCAGAAAGCTGTTTTGGTCTACAATTTCTTGTGCTTTACTTGCTTCAACTTCAGCAAGCTTTTTGTCGGTAACCAAAATGTATAGCTCATGCTTAGCACGGGTAAAAGCCACGTATTGCAGGTTTATATCGTCTATCTCTTTGCAGAATTGTTCATCGTAGTAATCGGCTTCAAAGTATGTTTGAGCCAATGCCTTTTTTGGTTTTATTGGTAAAAGCGGGTAATTTTTAAGGATTTCGTTAGGTGTATCGGCCGGAAGCTTGAACCACATTATGCTGTCTTGTTGTTTCTGTTGGTTCTGCAGGTCGGCAAAGGGGAATATGATTATAGGGAACTCTAATCCCTTTGATTTATGGATGGATAGGATGTTGATGGTATTTTCGGTTTCGGCCATAAAAAGACGTTTACCTTTTCCGTCCTGCTCGTACCACTCAATAAACCGACTTAGCGAAGAAGTGCCCCTGTACGAAAAGTCAATAGCATACTCATGCAGTAGCGATAGGTAGGGTAGGTGGTCATTAATATCGATATCTTGGTCATGGAAGTACTTTTGAATTATTGCTTCAACCATATAACCCAAAGGGTAGAATCGGATAGAGCTCAGCCAATCAAAGGTATCGTCACTATCGGGAAGGAAGATACTTGGCCAGTGGATGGTTGCGTGTTGATTTTTAAGCAATGCAAATTCCTTGCGGAACTGAGCCACGGCAAGGGTGTCCTTTGGGTTTAGGGCGATTTTAAGTGCAGCAACGCACAGCCTTACTGCAGCCGATGAGTTCAGTATTAGCGCATCCTGCGAAACTATTTTGATAAACCCCGATAGCTGGGTGTCACTCTTGCTTAGCTGAAGCAGGAGTTCGGCTAGCTGTCTTCCTTGCTCGTTTTTGCGCACCAAAAAGGCAATATCGCCTGCCCTGTATCCCCTGTCTTTCAAATCAACAAGTATATTTCTAATGTGATTTGTAAAGTAATCGTTGGCTTCATCGGTCTTTGGTGGCATAAAAGCTACCTCTACATAGCCTTCCGGCTCAAGTTTCTTTACCTCCTGCTTAACGTCGGAATAGAGGTTTTTTAGGTTGAAGGCTGGGTTTTGTGGATTGATAGTATTTTCCCATTCGTTGATTTCGATGGCTTTTTGAAAGAAATGGTTGTTGAATTCAACAATCGTTCTTGCGCTCCGGTAGTTAACTGTTAGCTGCTTAACCTGTGGGTAAAACTGTCGCTCGGCCTCAATTCCGGCCATAATACGCCAATCGCTGTTGCGCCAACGGTAAATTGATTGTTTAACATCGCCTACCACCATGCTAAGTCCGCTGCTCCCTAAGCTGTCGGCAATGAGTGGTTCAAAGTTGCGCCACTGCAGCTGCGATGTGTCCTGAAACTCATCGAGCATGTAGCTGGTGTATTTAGTTCCAATCTTTTCGTAGATGAAAGGGGTGTCCGTTTGCGAAACAAACTCCTTGAGCAACGCACTACTGTCCGATAGGAGCATTACGCCATCGTCGTTAAGCTTTTCCCTGAGCTTTTTGTAAAGCTCGTTGATGATGTAAAGCGTTGAAATGTTTTCATTTATTGCCAGGGCGGTATTGTATAACCTGTAGTTGTAGTTAAGGTAGCTATAGAGCTCACGGTATTGGGGCATCAGCTGTTGCTCAACAAAGCCCTTAAGCATACTTATTTTTTCCTTGGTCAGCCAAACCGATATATCGGAAAGCGCATCTTCCGCAATGCTTTTAAGTTCAATAGGTGTAAGTCGTTTTAGCTCCGCAAGCTTTGCTATCACTGGTATAATTCCGCCTTTTTTCTTGAAAAAATCGCTGTAGTTGTCTTGGTTAATACCATCTATGCCAGAGCTGTAGATTTGTTCAAGCAATTTTCCTGCAGGTGTTTTAATACCATGGTATATTTCGGAGATAATTCGGTTTACCTCTGCTTTAAGCGCATTGAGCGTTTCCTTGTTGTGCATTAGTTCCCGTTCCTCGGAGCTGAGTAGCTTGTAGCGCTCATGGAATAGCATGTTGCCCAGGTTGATGAGGTCGTTTTGAATGTTGGGCGATTTGTTCTCGTCAAGCCTCTCCTCAATCAACCTTTTCACATGGTTAAATAGTTCGGGGTGTTTGGTAAGCTCATCGAGCAGCGTATCGGAAGCCTTCTCAATATAGGGCTTGTGTTCCAGAACCAGTTCATTGTTTCCGTGTTGGCCTAGTTCCCAGAGCAGGTTTTGGATTATGCGTTGCACAAAACTATCGATGGTGCTTATGCTGAACATTGAGTAATCGTGTAGAATGTTGGAAAGCGCTACCTCCGCGCGACTTCTTATTTTATCCTCGTTGAAGTCTGTTTCGGCTTTAAGGGTTTGCAGCAAATCTGGTTCTTCACTCTTTTTCAGCTTGTAAAGTTTTTCAATAATTCGACCTTTCATTTCGGCAGTGGCCTTGTTGGTGAATGTAACCGCAAGTATTTCGCGGTAAGCCTGCGGATTTTCAATGAGCATTTTGATGTATTCGGCTACAAGTCGATATGTTTTACCCGAACCCGCCGATGCTTTATAAACCAATAAACCTGCCATATGTGAAAAGAAAATTGAATTTGGAGTTTAGATTTAGGAGTTACAGAAAATTATTCATTAATCAGTTTTTTAATATCCTCTAACTTCCTCATGTTCTTTGTTCCTTAGTGTAATGGTTAACGAATCTCTTTTAGCTATTCACTTTTTCTAATCCTTTTCAAATATAAAAAAAGCCGCCCAAAAGTAGGCGGCTTGTCAGAAAAATACTCGGAAATTATCGGAAAACCAATATGTCGTCGCCAAAGTAGTCAACGGTTATGGTTTGTTCCTTGTTTATAGTTCCAGCCAGCAACTGTTTGGAGAGTTCGTTAAGGATTTTCTTTTGCATTACCCGCTTAATGGGGCGTGCTCCGTAAACTGGGTCGAATCCTATATCGGTTATCCATTCCACTGCGCTCTCACTAATTTCAATGCCTACGCCATTTTGAGCAAGCATCTGCTTGATTCGTTCAAACTGCAACAGAACAATCTGCTTTATTTCCTCACGGTTAAGCGGAGTGAACATTATTATCTCGTCCACACGGTTAAGGAATTCGGGCCTGATGCTCTGCTTGAGCAGCTCAAATACCTGGTTGCGGGTTCGCTCAAATACTTGTTCAGCATTGCTCTTGCTAAGCTGAGCGTAGTTCTCCTGGATAATATGCGAACCAATGTTCGATGTCATAATGATGATAGTGTTCCTGAAGTCGACCGTGCGGCCCTTGTTATCGGTAAGCCTACCATCGTCGAGTACCTGAAGCAGGATGTTGAACACATCGGGGTGGGCTTTCTCAATTTCATCGAGCAGAACCACCGAGTAGGGTTTGTGCCTTACCGCTTCAGTGAGCTGGCCTCCCTCATCGTAGCCAACATACCCTGGAGGTGCGCCAACCAGACGCGATACCGAGTGGCGCTCCTGATACTCGCTCATATCGATACGGGTCATCAGGTTCTCATCGTTGAAAAGGAACTCGGCCAAAGCCTTGGCAAGTTCGGTTTTACCAACACCAGTAGTGCCAAGAAATATGAATGACCCTATTGGGCGTTTGGCATCCTGTAAGCCGGCGCGGCTACGTCGAACGGCATCGGCAACAGCGGCAATGGCTTCGTCCTGCCCAACCACGCGCTTGTGCAACTCCTCTTCAAGGTGAAGTAGCTTTTCCCTTTCGCTCTGGAGCATGCGGCTAACCGGAATACCAGTCCAGCGCGATACTACTTCGGCTATGTCCTCAGCATCAACCTCCTCCTTGATTAGGGCAAAGTCGGCCTGAACCTTCTTGAGTTCCCCCTTTAGGTGTTCAATCTCGGCCTCGGCCTGTTTGATTCGCCCGTAACGTATTTCGGCAACCTTGCCGTAATCGCCATTGCGTTCAGCATCCTCAGCTTCATACTTCATCTGTTCAATACTTTGCTTGAGCTGCTGAATTCGGTCAATAACGTTCTTTTCGCTTTCCCACTTAGCGCGCAAACGGGTACGTTCCTCGTTTAGCTCAGCCAGTGTTCTGGATAGTTCCTCGAGCTTAGGTTTATCGCCCTCGCGCTTAATGGCCTCGCGCTCAATTTCAAGCTGCTTGATTTTGCGCTCAAGCTCGTCAATCTCTTCGGGAACCGAGTTCATCTCAAGCCTTAGCTTCGATGCGGCCTCATCAATAAGGTCAATAGCTTTATCGGGCAGGAAACGGTTGGTGATATACCTGTGCGAGAGCTCCACAGCCGCAATAATGGCTTCGTCCTTAATGCGCACCTTGTGGTGGTTCTCGTAACGCTCCTTTAGCCCGCGCAGTATGGAAATGGCATCGGCGGGTTGGGGCTCATCAACCACAACGCTCTGGAAACGGCGCTCAAGCGCCTTATCCTTCTCAAAGTATTTCTGGTACTCGTTGAAGGTGGTTGCGCCAATGGCACGCAGTTCGCCTCGCGCCAGCGCTGGTTTCAGGATGTTGGCGGCGTCCATGGCTCCCTCGCTCTTTCCTGCACCCACAAGGGTATGTATTTCGTCGATGAATAGGATAACCTCACCCTCCGATGCAATTACCTCCTTAACCACCGACTTCAATCGCTCTTCAAACTCGCCCTTATACTTGGCTCCGGCAATGAGTGCGCCCATATCGAGCGAGAAAATCTGTTTGGTTTTCAGATTTTCGGGCACATCGCCATTGACAATTCGGTGGGCAATGCCCTCCGCAATGGCGGTTTTACCCACGCCGGGCTCCCCAATAAGTATGGGGTTGTTCTTGGTTCGGCGCGATAGGATTTGAAGCACGCGTCGTATTTCCTCGTCGCGGCCAATTACGGGGTCGAGCTTGCCTGTCCGTGCCATTTCGTTTAGGTTAATGGCAAAGCGGTTAAGCGCATTGTAGGTATCCTCGGCGGTTTGCGAGTCCACCTTAGCACCCTTGCGTAGCTCAGCAATGGCTTGCTTCAGCTCCTTCTCGGTAATGCCTGCATCTTTCATTAGCTGGCCAACCTGTTCGCCGGCTGCAACAAGTCCCAAAAGGATATGCTCAACCGATACAAACTGGTCGCCCATGGCCTTGCTGTACTCAAGGGCTTTCTGTAAAACCCTGTTGGCTGCGTTGCTGAGATACTGCTCACCGCCCGATACCTTGGGCATGGAATCGAGCATGCGGTTCAGCACCGCATCAAAAGTGCCCGGGTTTACCCCCAGCTTACGGAGCAGGAATCCGGTAATGTTTTCGCCCTCATCAAGTATTGCGCGGAGCAGATGGGCTGGCTCCACAGCCTGATGGCTGTAACCCTGCGCAATTTCAACGGCTTTTTGTATTACCTCCTGCGATTTAATTGTAAAATTATTTAAATTCATACCTAACTCCTTTCTTTTCGCTTTTCTTTAATCAAAAGGAGAGCATCAAAAGGTTTGCCGTTGATTAAAATGCGCCAATATGACCGAATTTAATGGGTTTGAAATGTCAAAATGACGCTATGTGTTATCTTTTACACTGGTGGCGGTAGTTTGGTAAGGGTAAGTTTTGTAAAAATATTATATGCTACGCATTTTACCGTTTGTAATGGAGCGGAATGAGTCGGAATAACAGAATATTAAGAAGTTAGAGGAAGTTAGAAGAACTTAGAAGAAGTTAGAAAAAAGTTAGAGTAAGTTAGAAGAACTTAGAGGAAGTTAGAAGAAGTTAGAGGAAGTTAGAGGAATTTTTTAGTCCGTTAAACGTGAACCGTGAGCCGTTAACCGTTAAGCGGTGTCTAGTCCTGATATACGGGATAGGCAGTATTGAGAAATCTCATTAAAAAGTGAATGAAGGTACAAAGTGATGCTTCGGCTAGGCTCAGCATGACATCAGGGCTAAATTCTCTTCTGCTAACAACCATCAACCATCAACTATCAACTAAACTGGTGTCACAGAGTTACACAGCGTAACACGGTGTTGCACAGAGCGTATGACGTGGCATTCTCGAACAACGAACAACGAACAACGCTTCCAGCCCCTAGGGGCTTAATATTTGTATCTCCATGGCCACTCCCTCACGAGCAGCGATGCACACAATGACATTCCAAAGTTCAATACTGAAACATTGCATCGCAAAGGAAAAAAACATTGTTCACGCACGCGTTTGAAAACGCATACGACATACGCTACTCCGCACGGTAACTATCAGTAAATGTAGTAAAAATCCCTTCTTTCAGGCAAGTGAAAAAACTTTTTTATGTCCTGCTGACGGTTGCGTGTATGAAACGTTTGGCATTTCGAAGCGATTTCCTATCAAGTTACAACTACTTTTGATACGAGCTGAAACTCTCAATAAACCACTGACTGCTAAATGTTTTATACACGTTGTTAGCGTTTCGTGCTTTGTTTTCCTCTCTGTCAATTTTTTTCTTTTAATTTTTATTCTGTGCGGTGGGGCATTTTTTAAATTACTTTTTCATTGGGTTGGATTGTAGGCTCTTTGACAAAGCTTTGGCTATAGCGTTGGTTTGTGGGGCTTTGGCAATGTGCCTGCAATTGGGTCAGGAATTAATTTTTACTTTAAATTCGGGAGCTTCAACCAAATGAAAGGTAGCTGATGCAAACTTTATCTCTCCATTTGTTGCTTCAATTGTATTTAAAATCTTTGTAAATAACTCGGTTTTAGTAATTCTTCTCCGTTTGTAATCGACAACGTAACGAAGTGTATATTCAACCCAATTATCATTAGCAATCAATGACACCATAGGTTCGGTTTGTGCATTTTCAAGACGCTATTTATTTTGAAGAAAATCCCATTTTTGTTTTGATTTTTCAGATAAATCTCCAGAAACCTCTTTTCCAATTTTAAGTAAAATTTCACCAGTTTTTTCGTAGTTGCTTCCGTATTGAATCGGTATTTTTATTTCGTCCCAAAGAAAAGGGAAATCGCCAGAGTAATTATAAACAGGTTCTTTAAATACAAAACTGTTTGCAACCAATACAATTCTTCCGTTATATAAGTCACCATCAACCCATTGCCCAGTTTCCATAATAGTCGTCCTTAGGATACCAATGTCCATTACATCTCCTTTAATACCGCCTAATTGAACCCTGTCACCACTTTTGTAAAAACCGCCAAACATTATGGCCAGCCAACCCGCAAAAGAGGCGATAACTTCTTGTAAAGCAAAAGCAATACCTGCACCTGCAACACCAAAAGCAACAGTCAACCCACCTAGTTTATCACTGAAAACTATTGTTACAAAAAGTATAGTTAGAAAGTATCCTATAAAACTTCCAAATTTCTTGGCTCGGTAACGATGGTCATTGTCTTTAATCTTTGAAAAAAGATTTTTCTGAATAATTTTAACAATTATCCAAATAAAAGCAATGCCAATAAAAATTGTAGCTATTTTTTCTACTATCGGATTGAAGAGCCATTTATTGATTTGTTCTTCCATTTACGCGTTTATTGTCGTTACATTGTTGTTACTTTCTTCATCATTGCCTCCTAAATAGGTAAGAGAGTAAAAATCCTTTCTCCGATTTTTTAGATTTTTTACGCTTCCATAATTATGCAACTCATCTAGTAATTTTAAATCAACATCGGATATTAAAACCATTTCTACATTAGGCGTAGCTTCACTTTTTATTCCATTAGACGGAAAAGCAAAATCGCAAGGGGTAAAAACGACAGATTGTGAATAGTTTACATCTAAATTGTTTACTTGGGGCAAATTACCCGTGCTTCCTGTAATGGCTACATAACATTCGTTTTCTACCGCTCTTGCTTGTGCACAGGTACGCACTCTCATATATGCATTTTGTGTATCTGTCAGGAAGGGTACAAATAGTATTTGCATTCCTTGTTCCGCTAATATTCTGGATAGTTCAGGAAACTCTACATCATAGCATATCAATATTCCAATTTTTCCTGAATCCGTATTATACACCTTTATAAAATCGCCTCCTTCCATACCCCAGTATTTAGTTTCGTCAGGTGTAATATGAATTTTTTCGTACTTATCAATCTTACCGTTTCGATGGCATAAAAACCCAACATTCTTTAGTTTGCCGTTTTCATACATCGGCATACTGCCGGTTATGATGTTAATATTATATTTAATGGCCATGTTAGAGAATTCATTTTTAATTTCATGCGTGTATTGTGAAATGGCCCTCATAGCATTAGCTTCAGACATTTTATCAAATTCATACATGAGTGGCGCATTAAAAAATTCTGGAAATACCACAAAATCTGAATGATATGCAGAAACTGCATCTACAAAAAATTTGGCTTGAGAATAAAACTCCTCAATATTTTTAAACAATCGCATTTGCCATTGCACAAGCCCTATACGTACAACAGTTTTAGATGATTGTTTATCAGACTTTGGTTCATAGTAAACATTGACCCACTCCAATAGCGTTGCATATTCCTTGCTTTGTGTATCTTCCGGCATATAGTTTTGTAACAACTTAACTACATGAAAATCGTTACTAAGTTGAAAACTAAGTACAGGATCATATATTTCTTTTTGTTTTACTTTTTGTATATACTCTTTTGGGGTTAGTTCGGAATAATACTTTTGATAGCTAGGTATTCTTCCTCCGAAAACTATTCGTTTTAGATTTAACTTTTCACATAATTCTTTCCTGGCATCATACAATCTTCTCCCTAATCTTAATCCTCTATAATCTGGATGAATAAAAATTTCTATTCCATACAAAGTTTCTCCATCATTAGTATGGGTAGAAAATTTGTAATTGTCTACAATTTCTAAGTAAGTATGTCCTTTTTCAAATTTCGAATAATCGACAATTATTGACAAAGCACAGCCCACAACCTTGTTATCAACAACGGCTACAAATTGACCTTCCGGAAATTTTTGAAGTAAGGCAGTAATGGATTTTTCACTCCATAAATTGCCGGCCCAATTTGGATACGCTTTTTTCATTGACTCAATGAGTTCCGGAAAATTATCTAGTGTTAGGTTTTTAATTTCGACTTGATTAATATTCATCTTTATCGGATTAATTGTTATTTGCTATATGAATGACTCTTTGTGGAAATGGTATGCTGATATTGTTGTCCTTAAGGGCTTTAAATATTTCAACGCGAAGTTCGCTTTTAATATTTTCAACCCGAAAAACTTCATTAGTGTAAAAATATACTGAAAAGATTAAGGCAGAGTCTGCATAATCTTCAAATCTTACGAATGGTTCGGGTGAGTTTAACACCTGCTCATGTGCTTTTGCTACTTCTTTTAAAACTGGCATTAAAACTTGTATATCAGTAGAATAGTCAACACCAACGGTAACTTTAAACCTTGATGATATTTCACTATGCGTCCAGTTTATAACACTATTGCTAGTAAGTGTTGAATTGGGCAGTATTATGTAATTCCCATCTCTACCGAGTACGGTTGTGGTGCGGAAATTTATTTCCAGCACTTTATAAATCATTGAATTTACTTCAATAATATCGCCAACTTTTAATGTTCTGTCAAGTAATAGAATAATTCCTGAAATAAAGTCGTTGAAAAGGTTTTGTAACCCAAACCCTAACC from Tenuifilum sp. 4138str carries:
- a CDS encoding mechanosensitive ion channel family protein, translating into MEEQINKWLFNPIVEKIATIFIGIAFIWIIVKIIQKNLFSKIKDNDHRYRAKKFGSFIGYFLTILFVTIVFSDKLGGLTVAFGVAGAGIAFALQEVIASFAGWLAIMFGGFYKSGDRVQLGGIKGDVMDIGILRTTIMETGQWVDGDLYNGRIVLVANSFVFKEPVYNYSGDFPFLWDEIKIPIQYGSNYEKTGEILLKIGKEVSGDLSEKSKQKWDFLQNK
- a CDS encoding mechanosensitive ion channel family protein, producing the protein MKEFLQTNIIELGDYTLKLQNVLSLIVFLGFVIFIYFIIKRVIYKSSTLDLAKKFSISKLFKYLSIVITFVISLHLLGFNVSVLLAGSAALLVGLGFGLQNLFNDFISGIILLLDRTLKVGDIIEVNSMIYKVLEINFRTTTVLGRDGNYIILPNSTLTSNSVINWTHSEISSRFKVTVGVDYSTDIQVLMPVLKEVAKAHEQVLNSPEPFVRFEDYADSALIFSVYFYTNEVFRVENIKSELRVEIFKALKDNNISIPFPQRVIHIANNN
- a CDS encoding GNAT family N-acetyltransferase, producing MNINQVEIKNLTLDNFPELIESMKKAYPNWAGNLWSEKSITALLQKFPEGQFVAVVDNKVVGCALSIIVDYSKFEKGHTYLEIVDNYKFSTHTNDGETLYGIEIFIHPDYRGLRLGRRLYDARKELCEKLNLKRIVFGGRIPSYQKYYSELTPKEYIQKVKQKEIYDPVLSFQLSNDFHVVKLLQNYMPEDTQSKEYATLLEWVNVYYEPKSDKQSSKTVVRIGLVQWQMRLFKNIEEFYSQAKFFVDAVSAYHSDFVVFPEFFNAPLMYEFDKMSEANAMRAISQYTHEIKNEFSNMAIKYNINIITGSMPMYENGKLKNVGFLCHRNGKIDKYEKIHITPDETKYWGMEGGDFIKVYNTDSGKIGILICYDVEFPELSRILAEQGMQILFVPFLTDTQNAYMRVRTCAQARAVENECYVAITGSTGNLPQVNNLDVNYSQSVVFTPCDFAFPSNGIKSEATPNVEMVLISDVDLKLLDELHNYGSVKNLKNRRKDFYSLTYLGGNDEESNNNVTTINA
- the clpB gene encoding ATP-dependent chaperone ClpB, which gives rise to MNLNNFTIKSQEVIQKAVEIAQGYSHQAVEPAHLLRAILDEGENITGFLLRKLGVNPGTFDAVLNRMLDSMPKVSGGEQYLSNAANRVLQKALEYSKAMGDQFVSVEHILLGLVAAGEQVGQLMKDAGITEKELKQAIAELRKGAKVDSQTAEDTYNALNRFAINLNEMARTGKLDPVIGRDEEIRRVLQILSRRTKNNPILIGEPGVGKTAIAEGIAHRIVNGDVPENLKTKQIFSLDMGALIAGAKYKGEFEERLKSVVKEVIASEGEVILFIDEIHTLVGAGKSEGAMDAANILKPALARGELRAIGATTFNEYQKYFEKDKALERRFQSVVVDEPQPADAISILRGLKERYENHHKVRIKDEAIIAAVELSHRYITNRFLPDKAIDLIDEAASKLRLEMNSVPEEIDELERKIKQLEIEREAIKREGDKPKLEELSRTLAELNEERTRLRAKWESEKNVIDRIQQLKQSIEQMKYEAEDAERNGDYGKVAEIRYGRIKQAEAEIEHLKGELKKVQADFALIKEEVDAEDIAEVVSRWTGIPVSRMLQSEREKLLHLEEELHKRVVGQDEAIAAVADAVRRSRAGLQDAKRPIGSFIFLGTTGVGKTELAKALAEFLFNDENLMTRIDMSEYQERHSVSRLVGAPPGYVGYDEGGQLTEAVRHKPYSVVLLDEIEKAHPDVFNILLQVLDDGRLTDNKGRTVDFRNTIIIMTSNIGSHIIQENYAQLSKSNAEQVFERTRNQVFELLKQSIRPEFLNRVDEIIMFTPLNREEIKQIVLLQFERIKQMLAQNGVGIEISESAVEWITDIGFDPVYGARPIKRVMQKKILNELSKQLLAGTINKEQTITVDYFGDDILVFR